The following coding sequences lie in one Candidatus Bipolaricaulota bacterium genomic window:
- a CDS encoding YjbQ family protein: MKSYRKELWFETPTRRAFINITPQVEAAVRESGVKEGLCLVNAMHITASVYINDDEPGLLADYEDWLEELAPHEPISRYRHNRTGEDNGDAHLKRQIMGREVVVAITDGKLDFGPWEQIFYGEFDGRRRKRVLIKIIGE, encoded by the coding sequence GTGAAGAGCTATCGTAAAGAACTATGGTTTGAGACCCCGACCCGGCGGGCGTTCATCAACATCACCCCGCAAGTAGAAGCCGCGGTGCGGGAGAGCGGGGTCAAGGAAGGGCTGTGCCTGGTGAACGCGATGCACATCACGGCGAGTGTGTACATCAACGATGACGAACCCGGACTGCTCGCCGATTACGAGGACTGGCTCGAGGAACTCGCCCCGCATGAACCGATTTCCCGCTATCGCCACAACCGCACCGGCGAGGATAACGGCGATGCGCACTTGAAGCGGCAGATCATGGGCCGCGAGGTGGTGGTGGCGATCACCGACGGGAAGCTCGACTTCGGCCCGTGGGAGCAGATCTTCTACGGCGAATTCGACGGGCGGCGGAGAAAGCGCGTTCTGATCAAGATCATCGGCGAATAA
- the rplQ gene encoding 50S ribosomal protein L17, giving the protein MRHRNKVDKMGMVRAHRRSVLANLTKGLIINEKVDTTFGRAKAAQRYAEQVITLARRGDQHARRLVFARLQDKQVVDKLFDEIGPRYKDRPGGYTRVVKLGPRQGDGAEQARLMLV; this is encoded by the coding sequence ATGAGGCACAGAAACAAAGTCGACAAAATGGGGATGGTGCGTGCACACCGCAGGAGTGTGTTGGCGAACCTGACCAAGGGGTTGATCATCAACGAGAAGGTAGACACCACGTTTGGGCGTGCCAAGGCGGCGCAGCGTTACGCTGAACAGGTGATTACCCTCGCTCGCCGCGGCGACCAACACGCGCGCCGGCTCGTGTTCGCCCGCCTGCAGGACAAGCAAGTCGTGGACAAGCTGTTCGACGAGATCGGACCGCGGTACAAGGACCGTCCCGGCGGATACACCCGGGTAGTGAAGCTCGGACCCCGGCAGGGGGACGGAGCGGAGCAGGCGCGGTTGATGCTCGTCTAG
- a CDS encoding DNA-directed RNA polymerase subunit alpha, whose translation MDELVFPQGITTEELTDKYARIVIEPLERGFGTTLGNSIRRTLLSSIPGAAIVRVNFAGKYHEYDTIEGVREDVLEIILNLKDVVFRVSEDEVKYLTLEKKGPGEVTAADINIPPGVEIVNPDQHIATLNEKGRLEVEMELEAGYGYRAAEMNRLENAPLSLIPIDADFSPVRQVNFTVEETRVGGKSGYERLILELTTNGGIKPEEALSEAVAILQRHLELFSGLAEHPFGLGAAGEETAEEGEAVETGELAIPLTELKIDQRACNLLREAEIVTLGDLLSRPREELLDIHGFGEKTLLKVEERLRELGYRLKGEEEMKE comes from the coding sequence ATGGACGAGCTCGTCTTTCCACAGGGGATCACCACCGAGGAGCTGACCGACAAATACGCTCGGATCGTGATCGAGCCGCTCGAGCGTGGGTTCGGGACAACCCTCGGCAACAGCATCCGCCGCACCCTCCTCTCATCCATTCCCGGGGCAGCGATCGTGCGGGTGAACTTCGCCGGCAAGTACCACGAGTACGACACGATCGAAGGGGTGCGTGAGGACGTTCTTGAGATCATCCTGAACTTGAAGGATGTAGTATTCCGCGTCTCCGAGGATGAAGTGAAGTACCTTACCCTGGAGAAGAAGGGGCCGGGGGAGGTGACTGCCGCGGACATCAACATCCCGCCCGGGGTGGAGATCGTCAACCCCGACCAGCACATCGCTACCCTGAACGAGAAGGGGCGGCTTGAGGTGGAGATGGAACTCGAGGCTGGTTACGGCTACCGCGCTGCGGAGATGAACCGGCTGGAGAACGCGCCTCTGTCCCTGATCCCGATCGATGCCGATTTCTCCCCGGTACGACAGGTGAACTTCACCGTGGAGGAAACAAGGGTCGGGGGAAAGAGCGGGTACGAGCGGCTGATCCTTGAGCTTACCACTAACGGCGGGATCAAGCCCGAGGAGGCGCTTTCCGAAGCGGTAGCGATCCTACAACGGCACCTGGAGCTGTTCTCCGGGCTTGCCGAACACCCGTTTGGACTCGGTGCGGCCGGGGAGGAGACAGCGGAGGAGGGTGAAGCCGTTGAGACCGGAGAGCTCGCGATTCCGCTCACCGAGCTGAAGATCGACCAACGGGCGTGTAACCTCTTGCGGGAGGCGGAGATCGTGACGTTGGGCGACCTGCTGTCCCGGCCGCGGGAGGAGCTTCTCGACATCCACGGGTTCGGGGAGAAGACCCTGCTCAAGGTGGAGGAGCGGCTGCGCGAGCTCGGGTACAGGCTCAAGGGTGAAGAGGAGATGAAAGAATGA
- the rpsD gene encoding 30S ribosomal protein S4 has protein sequence MGRDTGPKCKKCRREGEKLFLKGERCYTSSCPLSRRANPPGERPKKHRPRRSQYLLHLREKQKARRIYGLGERQFRNYVEQAKRKKGITGEALLTLLERRLDNVVYRAGFASSRSQARQMIVHGHFQLNDRAVNVPSILVREGDVIAVKESRRDKVKKIIEANKDREIPTWIERNFEAMKAQVIAPPNPEETGYNIAANLIVEFYSR, from the coding sequence ATGGGGAGAGACACTGGGCCTAAGTGCAAAAAATGTCGTAGGGAAGGAGAGAAGCTCTTCCTGAAGGGTGAGCGTTGCTACACGTCGAGCTGCCCCCTCTCCCGCCGGGCAAACCCGCCGGGCGAGCGCCCGAAGAAGCATCGCCCGCGGCGCAGTCAATACCTGCTTCACTTGCGGGAAAAGCAGAAGGCGCGGCGGATATACGGGCTCGGTGAACGCCAGTTCCGCAACTACGTGGAGCAGGCGAAGCGGAAGAAGGGGATCACCGGTGAGGCATTGCTGACCCTGCTTGAGCGCCGGCTCGACAACGTGGTCTACCGGGCCGGGTTTGCGTCCTCCCGGTCTCAGGCCCGCCAGATGATCGTGCACGGACATTTCCAGCTGAACGACCGGGCGGTGAACGTCCCGTCGATCCTGGTGCGGGAGGGGGACGTGATCGCGGTCAAGGAAAGCCGGCGCGATAAGGTGAAGAAGATCATCGAGGCGAACAAGGATCGGGAGATCCCGACCTGGATTGAGCGGAATTTCGAAGCGATGAAGGCGCAGGTGATCGCCCCTCCCAACCCGGAGGAGACGGGGTACAACATCGCCGCCAACCTGATCGTTGAGTTCTACTCCCGTTAG
- the rpsK gene encoding 30S ribosomal protein S11 — MAKNIKLERARVHIHATYNNTIITVTDLNGNPITWKSPGVVGYKGSRKGTPYAAQIAAEALVREMKDYGIRSVIVTIKGTGSGRQSVVQTIKGSGIRVEEVKNVTPVSHSSNPRRR, encoded by the coding sequence ATGGCGAAGAACATCAAACTGGAACGGGCGCGGGTCCATATCCACGCCACTTACAACAACACGATCATCACGGTCACCGACCTCAACGGAAATCCGATCACCTGGAAGAGTCCCGGGGTAGTCGGATACAAGGGATCGCGGAAGGGGACTCCGTACGCCGCCCAGATCGCGGCGGAGGCGCTGGTGCGGGAGATGAAGGACTACGGGATCCGTTCCGTGATCGTCACGATCAAGGGAACGGGGTCAGGACGGCAATCCGTGGTGCAAACGATCAAGGGATCGGGCATCCGGGTGGAGGAAGTTAAGAACGTCACCCCGGTATCCCACAGCAGTAATCCGAGGAGAAGATAA
- the rpsM gene encoding 30S ribosomal protein S13, which yields MARIAGVNLPNDKRVEIGLTYIFGIGRSRAAKILEAAGVSPDVRVRDLTEKEISALRNEVEKYVVEGDLRRQIYANIQRLKDINAYRGIRHKRRLPVRGQRTRSNARTWKGPRPAKAGKKR from the coding sequence ATGGCGCGGATAGCTGGGGTCAACCTACCTAACGATAAGAGAGTGGAGATCGGCCTTACCTACATCTTCGGGATCGGGCGGTCGCGTGCTGCCAAGATCCTGGAGGCGGCGGGCGTGTCGCCGGATGTACGCGTTCGCGATCTGACGGAGAAGGAGATCTCCGCCCTGCGGAACGAGGTGGAAAAATACGTGGTGGAGGGTGATCTGCGCAGGCAGATCTACGCCAACATTCAACGCCTCAAGGATATCAACGCCTACCGCGGGATCCGCCACAAGCGACGTCTCCCGGTGCGGGGGCAGCGGACGCGGTCGAACGCGCGCACCTGGAAGGGACCGCGGCCAGCTAAGGCCGGGAAGAAGAGGTAG
- the rpmJ gene encoding 50S ribosomal protein L36 translates to MKVRSSVKKICPNCKVIRREGRLMVICRNPKHKQRQG, encoded by the coding sequence ATGAAAGTGAGAAGCTCAGTGAAGAAGATCTGCCCGAACTGCAAGGTGATCCGACGAGAGGGCCGTCTGATGGTCATCTGTCGGAACCCCAAGCACAAGCAGAGACAGGGCTAG
- the infA gene encoding translation initiation factor IF-1, with product MAKTENRGKKEVIRQRGEVIESLPSSMFRVRLQNGHVVLCHISGKIRKHYIRILTGDRVVVEFSPYDLTKGRIVYRES from the coding sequence GTGGCGAAGACCGAGAACCGCGGGAAGAAGGAAGTTATCCGCCAGCGGGGAGAGGTGATCGAGAGCCTCCCCAGTTCGATGTTTCGGGTGCGGCTTCAAAACGGGCATGTGGTCCTTTGTCATATCTCGGGCAAGATTCGTAAGCATTACATCCGCATTCTGACCGGCGACCGGGTCGTGGTGGAGTTTTCGCCGTACGACCTGACAAAGGGGCGGATTGTATACCGGGAGTCTTAA
- the map gene encoding type I methionyl aminopeptidase — MILIKTPEEIETMRRNGALLASVLDEVCSKVAPGVSTASLDRLAEELIRREGASPAFKGYHGFPATLCTSINEEVVHGIPSEDRLLHEGDILSIDIGLVRDGYYADMATTVPVGQIGEVAEHLLSTTEESLWRGIKQVKIGNRLSDISHTIGSYVESEGLFVVKEYVGHGIGKDLHEDPQIPNYGPPGRGPRLRVGMVFAIEPMVKTDPAPTRVLDDGWTVVTGTGGLAAHFEHTVALTERGVEILTIRR, encoded by the coding sequence ATGATCCTGATCAAGACCCCGGAAGAGATCGAGACGATGCGCCGCAACGGTGCGCTCCTCGCCTCGGTGTTGGATGAGGTCTGTTCCAAGGTCGCGCCGGGGGTGAGCACCGCCTCACTCGACCGGCTCGCAGAGGAGCTGATCCGGCGCGAGGGTGCGAGCCCGGCATTCAAGGGATACCACGGGTTCCCCGCGACCCTGTGCACGTCGATCAACGAAGAGGTGGTGCATGGGATTCCGTCAGAGGATCGGCTGCTGCATGAGGGAGACATCCTATCGATCGACATCGGGCTGGTGCGGGACGGATACTACGCCGACATGGCGACGACCGTCCCGGTCGGGCAAATCGGAGAGGTGGCGGAACATCTCCTCTCCACAACGGAAGAGAGCTTGTGGCGGGGGATAAAACAGGTTAAAATTGGCAATCGCCTGTCCGATATCTCGCATACGATCGGCTCCTACGTGGAAAGTGAGGGGCTTTTCGTTGTAAAGGAATACGTCGGGCACGGAATCGGAAAAGATCTGCACGAAGACCCGCAGATCCCGAACTATGGACCTCCCGGGCGGGGGCCGAGGTTGCGGGTGGGGATGGTGTTCGCCATCGAGCCGATGGTAAAGACCGATCCCGCTCCGACCCGCGTGCTCGACGACGGATGGACCGTGGTAACAGGTACCGGAGGGCTAGCGGCACACTTCGAGCACACCGTCGCCCTTACGGAAAGAGGAGTTGAGATATTAACGATAAGGAGGTGA
- a CDS encoding adenylate kinase, with amino-acid sequence MKKKIILLGPPGAGKGTQAKRIVEKTGLLHLSTGDILRDEVARGTELGKQAKAYMDRGDLVPDELIIGMIRGRIENADGFILDGFPRTVAQAEALEQITPVDVVIDIELERDEVIRRLSSRRVCRNCGRIYNLISNPPKVDGKCDACGGELYQRDDDRPEVIENRYDVYTSSTAPLIEFYRSRGLLVEVDGKADPDAIFARIMEIIGG; translated from the coding sequence ATGAAGAAGAAGATCATTCTGCTCGGCCCGCCGGGAGCGGGGAAGGGAACACAGGCGAAACGGATCGTCGAGAAGACCGGCCTGTTGCACCTCTCCACCGGGGACATCCTGCGCGATGAGGTGGCACGGGGGACGGAACTCGGGAAGCAGGCCAAGGCCTACATGGATCGGGGTGACCTCGTCCCGGATGAGTTGATCATCGGGATGATCCGGGGGAGGATCGAGAATGCCGACGGGTTCATCCTCGATGGTTTTCCCCGCACCGTGGCCCAGGCCGAGGCGCTTGAGCAGATCACGCCGGTAGACGTTGTGATCGACATCGAGCTGGAGCGGGATGAGGTGATCCGCCGACTCTCGTCGCGGCGTGTCTGCCGCAACTGCGGGAGGATCTACAATCTGATCAGCAATCCGCCCAAGGTGGACGGGAAGTGCGACGCGTGCGGCGGGGAGCTCTACCAGCGGGATGACGACCGGCCCGAGGTGATCGAGAACCGCTACGACGTCTACACCTCCTCCACCGCGCCGCTGATCGAGTTCTACCGAAGCCGCGGCCTCCTCGTGGAGGTCGATGGAAAGGCCGACCCGGATGCGATCTTCGCCCGGATCATGGAGATAATCGGCGGATGA